The Stappia sp. genome window below encodes:
- a CDS encoding DUF3883 domain-containing protein, with the protein MRGPDWTDAENDLIVADYFAMLKEDVAGHRYSKAEHRRALLPRLNGRSEGAVEFKHQNISAVLKGLGEVWIPGYKPAFNFQMPLVDAVARWLARNPVWLDPCVGWRPASGLEDAAPIWIGPPPTLSNQPPPKELEQMLQIARKFDVASRDARNRALGRAGEERVLVHERSSLQVAGRADLARKVRWVSQEDGDGAGYDIASYAPDGRSRLIEVKTTNGWERTPFHITRNELDVADERRAEWCLVRLWNFAREPRAFELRPPLDAHVSLTPTSFQASFDG; encoded by the coding sequence ATGAGGGGGCCTGACTGGACCGATGCAGAAAACGATCTGATCGTCGCGGACTATTTCGCGATGCTGAAGGAAGATGTCGCGGGGCACCGCTACAGCAAGGCGGAGCATCGTCGCGCCCTTCTGCCGCGGTTGAACGGTCGTTCGGAAGGAGCGGTCGAGTTCAAGCACCAGAACATCAGTGCGGTGCTGAAGGGGCTCGGCGAGGTCTGGATTCCCGGCTACAAGCCCGCCTTCAATTTCCAGATGCCGCTGGTCGATGCCGTGGCGCGCTGGCTGGCACGCAATCCGGTGTGGCTCGACCCCTGCGTCGGTTGGCGTCCGGCGAGCGGCCTGGAGGACGCGGCGCCGATCTGGATCGGACCGCCGCCCACGCTGTCCAACCAGCCGCCACCGAAAGAACTGGAGCAAATGCTCCAAATCGCCCGCAAGTTCGACGTGGCGAGCCGGGACGCGCGCAACCGGGCCCTCGGCCGTGCCGGCGAGGAGCGGGTGCTGGTGCATGAGCGGAGCAGTCTGCAAGTGGCCGGGCGCGCCGATCTGGCGCGCAAGGTCCGCTGGGTCTCGCAGGAGGACGGCGATGGCGCGGGCTATGACATCGCCAGCTATGCGCCGGACGGGCGGTCGCGCCTGATCGAGGTCAAGACGACCAACGGATGGGAGCGAACGCCGTTTCACATCACCCGCAACGAGCTGGACGTCGCCGACGAAAGACGCGCCGAGTGGTGCCTTGTCCGCTTGTGGAACTTCGCGCGCGAGCCGAGAGCCTTTGAACTCCGCCCGCCGCTCGATGCGCATGTCTCGCTGACACCGACATCGTTTCAGGCCAGCTTCGACGGGTGA
- a CDS encoding permease produces MSTFIETWNAAAWTSLGLFWMAFWAFGLGYLISSMIQVFVTRARMRKSMGEAGGKSVALGTLFGFISSSCSFAALATTRSLFAKGAGLVPSLAFLLASTNLVIELGIVISVFLAWQFVVAEYVGGILLILLTWLAVRLTRPTRLIEQARERARAAEAGDEEDVPDWRRLIASLEGWGRVAARYVMEWKMVWKDVTVGFTVAGIIAAFVPRAFFETLFVGSGAPDPALWQIAAQAVVGPVAAFFTFIGSMGNIPLAAVLYSNGVSFAGIMAFIFSDLVVFPVLRIQASYYGWRMAGYILAVFLTVLVVSALILHLGFGALGLLPDPSAARGVVDRDFFHLDTTFALNLLFAALSVVFVGWKMRRHGLDLAPPQAWGERTLLGLALVSFGWIALGLAAPAVLT; encoded by the coding sequence ATGTCGACATTCATCGAGACGTGGAACGCCGCCGCCTGGACTTCGCTCGGGCTTTTCTGGATGGCCTTCTGGGCCTTCGGGCTCGGCTATCTCATCTCGTCGATGATCCAGGTCTTCGTCACCCGGGCCCGGATGCGCAAGAGCATGGGGGAGGCGGGCGGAAAGAGCGTGGCGCTCGGCACGCTCTTCGGCTTCATCTCCAGTTCCTGTTCCTTTGCAGCGCTCGCGACCACGCGGTCGCTCTTCGCCAAGGGGGCGGGGCTGGTGCCGTCGCTCGCCTTTCTGCTCGCCTCCACCAATCTGGTGATCGAGCTGGGGATCGTGATCTCGGTCTTTCTCGCATGGCAGTTCGTCGTCGCGGAGTATGTCGGCGGCATCCTGTTGATCCTGCTGACCTGGCTCGCGGTGCGCCTGACGCGGCCGACGCGTCTGATCGAACAGGCAAGGGAGCGGGCCCGCGCCGCCGAGGCCGGCGATGAGGAGGATGTGCCCGACTGGCGGCGCCTGATCGCCAGTCTCGAGGGCTGGGGACGGGTCGCGGCGCGTTATGTCATGGAATGGAAGATGGTCTGGAAGGACGTGACCGTCGGGTTCACGGTGGCCGGCATCATCGCGGCCTTCGTCCCGCGCGCCTTCTTCGAGACGCTGTTCGTGGGCTCCGGCGCGCCCGATCCCGCCCTCTGGCAGATCGCGGCGCAAGCGGTGGTCGGGCCGGTCGCGGCCTTTTTCACCTTCATCGGCTCGATGGGCAACATTCCCCTGGCCGCCGTGCTGTATTCCAACGGCGTCAGCTTCGCCGGGATCATGGCCTTCATCTTTTCCGATCTTGTTGTCTTCCCGGTCCTGCGGATCCAGGCGTCCTACTACGGCTGGCGCATGGCGGGCTACATTCTCGCCGTGTTCCTGACCGTTCTCGTGGTGTCGGCGCTGATCCTGCATCTGGGCTTCGGAGCGCTCGGTCTTCTCCCCGATCCCAGCGCGGCGCGCGGCGTGGTGGACCGCGACTTCTTCCATCTGGACACCACCTTCGCGCTGAACCTCCTGTTCGCGGCGCTGTCGGTGGTCTTCGTCGGCTGGAAGATGCGCCGGCACGGGCTGGACCTCGCGCCGCCGCAGGCCTGGGGCGAGCGGACGCTTCTGGGCCTCGCACTGGTCTCCTTCGGCTGGATCGCGCTGGGACTTGCCGCGCCCGCCGTCCTGACATGA
- a CDS encoding AraC family transcriptional regulator, translating into MTRIVRDFLDRSPAARAVASLDLGGQRTVTLWENRNDRITYDAPQGHAFSLYLAGGTGTRRLDKGDGTGRPGTVCILPEGHRSHWEITTPFRFVHLYVPHDRLSAAFADIHDRDARHLGLAEATFAELPVLVGPLSRLAEAAVAGDVFLGDAAFADLVGGLGPRRVTLRGGLSPRVLRRLDAWIEARLGDTIRLEHLAAVADLSPFHLNRMFKASRGVTPHTWIAQRRIERAKRMLRDRVPIVEVALSCGFSSQSHFTRIFRAHTGTTPATYAQAHRET; encoded by the coding sequence ATGACTAGGATTGTGCGCGATTTTCTCGACCGTTCTCCCGCCGCCCGGGCGGTGGCCTCGCTCGACCTCGGCGGGCAGCGGACGGTGACGCTTTGGGAAAACCGGAACGACCGGATCACCTATGACGCGCCGCAAGGTCACGCCTTCAGCCTGTATCTGGCGGGCGGAACCGGCACGCGCCGGCTCGACAAGGGCGACGGCACGGGCCGGCCGGGGACCGTGTGCATTCTCCCGGAAGGGCACCGCTCGCACTGGGAGATCACCACGCCGTTCCGCTTCGTGCATCTCTACGTGCCGCACGACCGGCTGAGCGCCGCCTTCGCCGACATTCATGACCGCGATGCCCGGCATCTGGGGCTGGCGGAGGCGACCTTCGCCGAGCTCCCCGTCCTCGTCGGTCCGCTGAGCCGGCTCGCCGAGGCGGCCGTCGCGGGCGACGTGTTTCTGGGCGACGCCGCCTTCGCGGACCTGGTGGGCGGTCTCGGGCCGCGCCGCGTCACCCTGCGCGGCGGGCTTTCCCCGCGTGTGCTGCGCCGTCTGGACGCGTGGATCGAAGCGCGTCTGGGCGACACGATCCGGCTGGAGCATCTGGCCGCCGTCGCCGATCTGTCGCCCTTCCACCTCAACCGGATGTTCAAGGCGTCGCGCGGCGTCACGCCGCACACATGGATCGCGCAGCGGCGCATCGAGCGGGCAAAGCGGATGCTGCGGGACCGGGTGCCGATCGTCGAGGTGGCATTGTCCTGCGGATTTTCCAGCCAGAGCCATTTCACGCGCATCTTCCGTGCCCACACGGGAACGACCCCGGCGACATACGCGCAGGCGCATCGCGAGACCTGA
- a CDS encoding DMT family transporter, producing the protein MDTPVLFIATVLIWGTTWIAIAAQVGDVQVAVSVFYRFALAGVLMLAGLALIGRLERPRIWRFVVVQALCLFCLNFIGLYAATATVPSGLVSVVFSLASIFNALNARLFFKDPLERRTLVAGALGFCGLALLFWQDLAVSLDPATLRGIGFAVLGTAIFSLGNMASRKNSALGITPVTANAWGMGIAALVLLCLLVATGQPFAVPRAGTYWVALVYLAVIGSILGFTAYLLLVARIGSARAGYATVLFPIVALALSTVFEGYQWSLTAVLGVVLAAIGNIVMFKPRRPEQPPYQACSAITDRKAGP; encoded by the coding sequence ATCGACACCCCCGTCCTGTTTATCGCAACGGTGCTGATCTGGGGCACGACATGGATCGCCATTGCGGCCCAGGTCGGAGACGTCCAGGTCGCCGTTTCGGTCTTTTATCGCTTCGCCCTGGCGGGCGTCCTGATGCTTGCCGGGCTCGCCCTCATCGGCCGTCTCGAACGCCCCCGGATCTGGCGCTTCGTGGTCGTTCAGGCCCTGTGTCTGTTCTGCCTGAATTTCATCGGCCTTTACGCAGCCACGGCGACCGTCCCCTCCGGCCTCGTGTCGGTCGTTTTCTCGCTCGCCTCGATCTTCAACGCGCTCAACGCCCGCCTTTTCTTCAAGGACCCGCTGGAGCGGCGGACACTCGTGGCCGGAGCTCTCGGCTTTTGCGGGCTCGCTCTTCTTTTCTGGCAGGATCTTGCCGTCTCCCTCGACCCGGCGACCCTGCGCGGCATCGGCTTCGCCGTGCTGGGAACCGCCATTTTCTCGCTCGGAAACATGGCCTCGCGCAAGAATTCCGCGCTTGGCATCACGCCGGTAACCGCAAACGCCTGGGGGATGGGGATCGCCGCGCTCGTCCTGCTTTGCCTGCTGGTGGCAACGGGTCAGCCGTTTGCGGTGCCTCGGGCCGGCACCTATTGGGTCGCGCTGGTGTATCTGGCCGTGATCGGCTCCATTCTGGGCTTCACGGCGTATCTGCTGCTGGTCGCGCGCATCGGCTCCGCGCGCGCGGGCTACGCCACCGTTCTGTTCCCGATCGTCGCGCTGGCGCTGTCGACCGTGTTCGAGGGCTACCAGTGGAGCCTCACCGCCGTCCTCGGCGTGGTCCTCGCAGCCATCGGGAACATCGTGATGTTCAAGCCGCGCCGACCGGAACAGCCGCCGTATCAGGCGTGCTCGGCGATCACCGACAGAAAGGCCGGGCCGTAG
- the recQ gene encoding DNA helicase RecQ — MSATPLEILRSVYGYDSFRGLQAEIVDHVAGGRNAFVLMPTGGGKSLCYQIPALARPGMGLVVSPLLALMADQVAALRQAGVRAAALNSDLPAEERGALWRDIHAGAVDLLYAAPETVLRPEVLNQLERTQLSLIAIDEAHCLSQWGHDFRPSYRQLDELVRRFPQTPRMALTATADEPTRAEILAHLEIAGADAFIAGFDRPNIRYAIKEKDNPRAQLKDFLKRHPNESGIVYCLSKRKTEETAAWLCDQGYEALAYHAGMDKAVREANQARFQHGESVIMVATIAFGMGIDKPDVRFVAHLDLPGSIEAFYQETGRAGRDGLPSDTLMLYGSDDIALRSRFIEESDAPDPRKRMERQKLDALLGLAETAGCRRQALLSYFGDSCAPCGNCDTCEDPPELFDGTIAAQKALSCIYRTGERFGQAYVVDVLLGVENERIVQFGHDRVSTFGIGTEHDKSTWRAILRQLIALRFVNVDLAGHGGLSIAPAGRDFLREKPTLMLRVPPPPRARRRSGAASVARAAISEADLALFEALRQTRMELARAQNVPPYVIFHDKTLVELATAKPASVTEMAGVPGVGKAKLERYGPAFLSVIAEHA, encoded by the coding sequence ATGTCCGCCACCCCCCTCGAAATCCTCCGCTCCGTCTATGGCTACGACTCCTTTCGGGGGCTGCAGGCGGAGATCGTTGATCATGTCGCGGGCGGGCGAAACGCCTTCGTGCTGATGCCGACGGGGGGCGGAAAGTCGCTGTGCTACCAGATTCCCGCGCTTGCCAGGCCCGGAATGGGGCTCGTGGTCTCGCCGCTTCTGGCGCTGATGGCGGATCAGGTGGCGGCGCTGCGGCAGGCGGGCGTGCGGGCGGCCGCGCTCAACTCCGACCTGCCGGCCGAGGAGCGTGGCGCGCTGTGGCGCGACATTCACGCCGGTGCCGTGGACCTGCTCTATGCCGCGCCCGAGACCGTGTTGCGTCCCGAGGTTCTCAACCAGCTCGAACGCACGCAGCTGTCGCTGATCGCCATCGACGAGGCGCATTGCCTGTCGCAATGGGGGCACGATTTCCGCCCGTCCTACCGGCAGCTCGATGAACTGGTCCGCCGCTTCCCGCAGACCCCGCGCATGGCGCTGACGGCAACCGCCGACGAGCCGACGCGCGCGGAAATCCTCGCCCATCTCGAGATCGCGGGCGCGGACGCCTTCATCGCCGGTTTCGACCGCCCCAACATCCGCTACGCCATCAAGGAAAAGGACAATCCGCGCGCGCAGCTCAAGGACTTCCTGAAGCGTCACCCGAACGAGAGCGGCATCGTCTATTGCCTGTCGAAACGCAAGACGGAGGAGACCGCCGCCTGGCTGTGCGACCAGGGATACGAGGCGCTGGCCTATCACGCCGGCATGGACAAGGCGGTGCGCGAGGCCAATCAGGCGCGGTTCCAGCACGGCGAGTCCGTCATCATGGTCGCGACCATCGCCTTCGGCATGGGCATCGACAAGCCCGACGTGCGCTTCGTCGCCCATCTCGATCTGCCGGGAAGCATCGAGGCGTTCTACCAGGAGACCGGCCGGGCGGGGCGCGACGGGCTGCCGTCCGACACGCTGATGCTCTACGGGTCCGACGACATCGCGCTGCGCAGCCGGTTCATCGAGGAATCGGATGCGCCCGATCCCCGCAAACGCATGGAGCGGCAGAAGCTCGACGCGCTTCTGGGGCTCGCCGAGACGGCGGGCTGCCGCCGGCAGGCGCTCCTGTCCTATTTCGGCGACAGCTGCGCGCCCTGCGGCAATTGCGACACCTGCGAGGATCCGCCGGAGCTCTTCGACGGCACGATCGCCGCGCAAAAGGCGCTGTCCTGCATCTATCGCACCGGCGAGCGGTTCGGGCAGGCCTATGTCGTCGATGTGCTTCTCGGGGTCGAGAACGAGCGGATCGTCCAGTTCGGCCACGACCGCGTCTCGACCTTCGGGATCGGCACCGAGCACGACAAGTCCACCTGGCGGGCGATCCTGCGCCAGCTGATCGCGCTCAGGTTCGTCAATGTCGATCTCGCCGGCCACGGCGGGCTGTCGATCGCCCCGGCCGGGCGCGACTTCCTGCGCGAGAAACCGACCTTGATGCTGCGGGTGCCGCCGCCGCCCCGGGCGCGGCGGCGGTCGGGCGCGGCAAGCGTCGCCCGGGCGGCCATCTCCGAGGCGGATCTTGCGCTGTTCGAGGCGCTGAGACAGACGCGCATGGAGCTGGCGCGGGCGCAGAACGTGCCGCCCTATGTGATCTTTCACGACAAGACGCTTGTGGAACTTGCGACCGCGAAGCCCGCGTCGGTCACGGAAATGGCGGGCGTGCCGGGCGTGGGCAAGGCAAAGCTCGAGCGCTACGGCCCGGCCTTTCTGTCGGTGATCGCCGAGCACGCCTGA
- a CDS encoding sugar ABC transporter substrate-binding protein, whose amino-acid sequence MKTTMLCAAAAALISTGAAFAQDRTVCYVTAADSHAYVTPANEALNARAEELGLEILSLSQDFDAQTGTDQMNTCIARNVDGIILWPLDPQAYIPSMARAQQVGIPVVIINSPMDPQATPLYASFTGPDTYQQGGMAAKALNEAMGGTGGVVIIAGQAGNGTTIGRTGGFIDALEEMGSGIEVLEVVNADFDQQRALVASRDLITRFGDRIDGVYANDDTMARGFIDAWREARGDAPTPPITGINGQRDAFQSIREGEMYSTIVQSPVLDGRLAIDTMARILDGETVENRLPIPLTVVTIDNVDEVDPAF is encoded by the coding sequence GTGAAGACGACCATGCTTTGCGCGGCCGCGGCCGCGCTCATCTCGACCGGCGCGGCCTTCGCGCAGGATCGGACCGTGTGCTATGTCACGGCCGCCGACAGTCACGCCTATGTGACGCCGGCCAACGAGGCGCTGAACGCGCGCGCCGAGGAACTGGGGCTCGAGATCCTCAGCCTGTCGCAGGACTTCGACGCCCAGACCGGCACCGACCAGATGAACACCTGCATCGCGCGCAACGTCGACGGCATCATCCTGTGGCCGCTCGACCCGCAGGCCTACATCCCGTCCATGGCGCGGGCGCAACAGGTCGGCATTCCCGTCGTGATCATCAACTCGCCGATGGATCCCCAGGCCACGCCGCTCTACGCGTCCTTCACCGGGCCCGACACCTACCAGCAGGGCGGGATGGCCGCGAAGGCGCTCAACGAGGCGATGGGCGGAACGGGCGGTGTCGTCATCATCGCGGGGCAGGCGGGCAACGGCACCACCATCGGCCGCACCGGCGGCTTCATCGACGCGCTTGAGGAAATGGGGTCCGGAATCGAGGTCCTCGAGGTCGTCAATGCCGACTTCGACCAGCAGCGCGCGCTTGTCGCCTCGCGCGATCTGATCACCCGCTTCGGTGACAGGATCGACGGGGTCTATGCGAATGACGACACCATGGCGCGCGGCTTCATCGATGCCTGGCGCGAGGCCCGTGGCGATGCGCCGACGCCGCCGATCACCGGGATCAACGGCCAGCGCGACGCGTTCCAGTCGATCCGCGAGGGCGAGATGTATTCGACCATCGTGCAGTCTCCGGTTCTCGACGGTCGGCTCGCCATCGACACGATGGCCCGCATCCTTGACGGCGAAACGGTCGAGAACCGCCTGCCGATCCCGCTGACCGTCGTCACCATCGACAATGTGGACGAGGTCGACCCCGCCTTCTGA
- a CDS encoding ABC transporter permease, with translation MRPLVSLLLRYRVAVTLAVAVTACVLLVPGFASATTAGLALDRAASVGLLAAGLTVLLISGKIDLSGGAVFALAGIVAVQLQPQIGILPGALVATAVGMAAGALNGALVIWARINSLVATLATMLMFRAMAHLITESQPVSGIDIMFALEISRTIGGIFTLRGILFLCLIVVLHIWLTRTVAGRNVFATGSNAAAARASGIREQRVHFGAFVFASGLAGLAGILQSLSVNTGSPTFGADLTILAITATVVGGTLIEGGRGSALGTLGGVAVIAVLTTGMEFSSVPAYVQQIVIGVILLMIVALDRTIGFGPRRHRPGPGAAVGAGAALRKNKEEETQ, from the coding sequence ATGAGGCCGCTTGTGTCCCTGCTGTTGCGCTACCGGGTGGCGGTGACGCTGGCCGTCGCCGTCACGGCCTGCGTGCTCCTGGTTCCCGGGTTCGCGAGCGCGACGACGGCCGGGCTCGCGCTGGACCGGGCGGCCTCCGTCGGTCTGCTGGCGGCCGGCCTGACGGTGTTGCTGATCTCGGGCAAGATCGATCTTTCGGGCGGCGCGGTGTTCGCGCTCGCCGGCATCGTCGCGGTTCAGCTTCAGCCCCAGATCGGGATCCTGCCCGGCGCGCTCGTCGCGACGGCGGTCGGGATGGCGGCCGGGGCGCTGAACGGAGCGCTCGTCATCTGGGCGCGGATCAACTCGCTGGTGGCGACGCTGGCCACGATGCTGATGTTTCGGGCCATGGCGCATCTGATCACCGAAAGTCAGCCCGTTTCGGGCATCGACATCATGTTCGCGCTGGAGATCAGCCGGACCATCGGCGGGATCTTCACGTTGCGCGGCATCCTCTTTCTCTGCCTGATCGTCGTACTGCACATCTGGCTGACGCGCACGGTCGCCGGGCGCAACGTCTTCGCGACCGGCTCCAACGCGGCGGCCGCCAGGGCAAGCGGCATTCGCGAGCAGCGGGTGCATTTCGGGGCGTTCGTCTTCGCCAGCGGTCTCGCCGGGCTGGCCGGCATCCTGCAGAGCCTGTCCGTCAACACCGGATCGCCCACCTTCGGCGCCGATCTCACCATCCTTGCCATCACCGCGACCGTCGTCGGCGGCACCCTGATCGAGGGAGGGCGCGGCTCGGCGCTGGGCACGCTGGGCGGGGTCGCGGTGATTGCCGTTCTCACGACCGGGATGGAGTTCAGCTCCGTGCCCGCCTACGTGCAGCAGATCGTCATCGGGGTCATCCTCCTGATGATCGTCGCGCTGGACCGCACCATCGGCTTCGGACCGCGCCGGCACAGGCCGGGCCCCGGGGCCGCAGTCGGAGCCGGAGCCGCACTCCGGAAAAACAAGGAGGAGGAAACCCAGTGA
- a CDS encoding ABC transporter permease: protein MSADTQDARAGDRFGAEGLGRMAKQLALPAMILAALVAGTAISPVFLTAGNLLNVATSMSITGIVVVAMTFVLVSGGLADLSVPATIATGAILSLALQPIVGVPLAVILAIAAATAAGCVNGVLVGYVRVNPIIATLGTGAIILGLAQWSVGGVIVYGTDPVSADFVKSSLAGIPMVVVLFAGFALLGHVLMSHSVWGRWTLATGGNYAAARASAVPVRLVKAGAFALTGLASGVSGVLLGLTLQAARPEIGAGYEFASITAVVVGGISIAGGFGSVPRAIGGLVFVALLTNLMVLLGVRTPVQGLALGALMSVAVAADVLLRGRAR from the coding sequence ATGAGCGCGGACACGCAGGACGCACGGGCGGGCGACAGGTTTGGCGCCGAGGGGCTGGGGCGGATGGCGAAGCAGCTGGCCTTGCCGGCGATGATCCTCGCCGCACTCGTGGCAGGCACCGCGATCAGCCCGGTTTTCCTCACGGCGGGCAACCTGTTGAATGTGGCGACCTCGATGTCGATCACCGGCATCGTGGTCGTGGCGATGACCTTCGTGCTCGTTTCCGGCGGCCTCGCCGATCTCTCGGTGCCGGCGACGATCGCCACGGGCGCGATCCTGTCGCTGGCCCTGCAGCCCATCGTCGGTGTCCCGCTCGCGGTGATCCTGGCGATTGCCGCGGCCACCGCCGCGGGCTGCGTGAACGGGGTCCTTGTCGGGTACGTTCGCGTCAACCCGATCATCGCGACGCTTGGCACCGGCGCGATCATCCTCGGCCTTGCGCAATGGTCGGTCGGCGGCGTCATCGTCTATGGCACCGACCCGGTGTCGGCGGACTTCGTGAAGTCGAGCCTTGCGGGCATCCCCATGGTGGTGGTCCTGTTCGCCGGCTTCGCGCTTCTCGGCCATGTGTTGATGTCGCATTCCGTCTGGGGGCGCTGGACGCTGGCCACCGGCGGGAATTACGCCGCCGCGCGCGCCAGCGCCGTCCCCGTCCGGCTCGTGAAGGCCGGCGCCTTCGCGCTGACGGGGCTGGCCTCGGGCGTCAGCGGCGTGCTTCTGGGGTTGACGCTTCAGGCGGCGCGGCCGGAAATCGGCGCGGGCTACGAGTTCGCCTCGATCACCGCCGTCGTCGTCGGCGGCATTTCGATCGCGGGCGGGTTCGGCAGCGTTCCGCGCGCCATCGGCGGTCTGGTCTTCGTGGCGCTGCTCACCAACCTGATGGTGTTGCTCGGCGTGCGAACCCCCGTGCAGGGGCTCGCCCTCGGGGCGCTGATGAGTGTGGCGGTCGCCGCCGACGTGTTGCTGCGGGGGAGGGCGCGATGA
- a CDS encoding sugar ABC transporter ATP-binding protein, which yields MSAADMSGEDLGLALEMRGIVKTFPGVRALSGVDLRVRFGTVHAIVGENGAGKSTLMKILGGMYPPTEGTIAIDGKTVTLASEGEAQACGIRMVHQELSLAPDLSVAENLHLGRMPRRGPFVDRRTMRENTRAALSILGARFDPDARTGDLTVSQQQLVEIARAYAARPRIIVLDEPTSSLSEHEAQLLFKAIRALRARGLAILYISHRLREVMEIADEVTVLRDGALVESRAVAGLRPADMIQMMVGRDVVDLFPKQPAEIGAPVLEVDHLDDGAGVTDVSFDVRAGEIVGFVGLVGAGRTEVARAVFGLADRVAGSVRVCGRQVPRNSPLAAMRAGLVYVPEDRKRDGIVPGASVGRNVSLPTLRSLARMGLVSAAAETAVARAQAGRFGISPADPSRLIDTLSGGNQQKAVIAKWIASNPKVLILDEPTRGVDVGAKAEIHRLVGDLVAKGMAVLMISSEMPEILAVCDRVYVMHEGRISAPLERGELSEERLMTLAAGEAEAQDPGAAGTAGGEVRP from the coding sequence ATGAGCGCGGCCGACATGTCCGGGGAAGATCTGGGGCTGGCGCTGGAGATGCGCGGCATCGTGAAGACGTTTCCCGGCGTGCGTGCCCTGTCGGGAGTCGATCTCAGGGTCCGCTTCGGCACCGTGCACGCCATCGTCGGCGAGAACGGGGCGGGCAAGTCGACGCTGATGAAGATCCTCGGCGGCATGTATCCACCCACCGAGGGCACCATCGCCATCGACGGCAAGACCGTCACGCTGGCCAGCGAGGGCGAGGCGCAGGCGTGCGGCATCCGCATGGTGCATCAGGAACTCAGCCTCGCGCCGGATCTGAGTGTCGCGGAAAACCTGCATCTGGGGCGGATGCCCCGCCGGGGTCCCTTCGTGGATCGCCGGACCATGCGGGAGAATACCCGCGCCGCGCTCTCGATCCTGGGCGCGCGTTTCGATCCCGACGCGCGCACCGGAGATCTGACCGTCAGCCAGCAACAGCTCGTGGAGATCGCGCGGGCCTATGCCGCGCGGCCGCGCATCATCGTGCTGGACGAGCCGACGTCGAGCCTCTCGGAGCACGAGGCGCAGCTGCTGTTCAAGGCGATCCGCGCCCTGCGCGCCAGGGGGCTCGCGATCCTCTACATCAGCCACCGTCTGCGCGAGGTCATGGAGATCGCCGACGAGGTCACCGTCCTGCGCGATGGCGCGCTGGTCGAAAGCCGCGCGGTGGCGGGCCTCAGGCCCGCGGACATGATCCAGATGATGGTGGGCCGCGACGTGGTCGATCTTTTCCCGAAGCAGCCCGCCGAGATCGGGGCGCCGGTTCTGGAGGTCGACCACCTCGACGACGGGGCCGGCGTGACCGACGTGTCCTTCGATGTGCGCGCGGGCGAAATCGTCGGCTTCGTGGGGCTTGTCGGCGCCGGGCGCACCGAGGTGGCGCGCGCCGTCTTCGGGCTCGCGGATCGCGTCGCGGGAAGCGTCCGGGTCTGCGGCCGGCAGGTGCCGCGCAACAGCCCGCTCGCCGCGATGCGCGCGGGCCTTGTCTATGTGCCGGAGGACCGCAAGCGGGACGGGATCGTGCCGGGCGCGTCGGTGGGGCGGAATGTCAGTCTGCCGACGCTGCGCAGCCTGGCGCGGATGGGACTGGTCAGCGCCGCCGCCGAGACCGCGGTCGCGCGCGCGCAGGCCGGGCGCTTCGGCATTTCGCCCGCCGATCCGTCCCGGCTGATCGACACGCTGTCGGGCGGCAACCAGCAGAAAGCGGTGATCGCGAAATGGATCGCGAGCAACCCGAAGGTCCTGATCCTCGACGAGCCGACCCGCGGCGTCGATGTCGGCGCGAAGGCCGAGATCCATCGTCTGGTCGGCGATCTCGTCGCGAAAGGCATGGCGGTGCTGATGATCTCCTCCGAGATGCCGGAAATCCTCGCCGTCTGCGACCGGGTCTATGTGATGCACGAAGGCCGCATCTCCGCGCCGCTGGAGCGTGGGGAGCTTTCGGAGGAACGGCTGATGACGCTCGCGGCGGGGGAGGCGGAGGCGCAAGATCCCGGCGCGGCGGGGACTGCGGGCGGCGAGGTGCGGCCATGA